A window of Aquitalea denitrificans contains these coding sequences:
- the nuoG gene encoding NADH-quinone oxidoreductase subunit NuoG, with translation MLEIEIDGKKLTVPQGSTVMDAAHSVGTHIPHFCYHKKLSIAANCRMCLVEVEKAPKPLPACATPVTDGMKVHTHSDMAKKAQAGVMEFLLINHPLDCPICDQGGECQLQDLAVGYGNSSSRYQEEKRTVVGKDMGPLVSAEEMARCIHCTRCVRFTEEIGGFQEIGMANRSEFSEIMPYLGKTVNSEISGNVIDLCPVGALTSKPFRYTTRAWELSRRKSVSPHDGLGSNLIVQVKSNEVMRVLPLENEAINECWIADRDRFSYEGLNSAERLQKPMIKFDGKWHETDWETALAYVVKGLNGVSADHGKDAIGFLTSPHSTTEELYLAQKLARAFGVNNIDYRLRRSDFSADAAQQGAQWLGSSIVELTTAKSILVVGSTQRKEQPLLASRLRQAVKKGSELNVIHVTDDALLTALNAKLIVSPLALVNALAQVLKAVVEIKSAQTAVDLAAVTVGAEAQAIAASLSGAESAAIVLGNVAQHHPAFAQLLKLAQEVSALTGARFGLLAEAANSTGAELVGALPHRAAFGAAATAGLNAAAMIAAPRKAYVLLNTEVESDSYNPQAAVAAMKQAATVIALTAYKGAGLLDYADVLLPIAPFSETAGSFVNMEGKLQSFNGVVRPLGETRPAWKVLRVLGNMLGLTGFEQNSAEDVRAELLAKGSIESAFNNALGDVAINAAVSTGLVRIGEVPLYQADAICRRAPSLQKTADAAAPVATAHSSLLASLNVAAGSQALLRQGGGELKVLVEADDSLPADTVRLATAHPLTAGLGGMFDSIALSQG, from the coding sequence ATGCTTGAAATCGAAATCGACGGTAAAAAACTGACTGTCCCGCAAGGCAGTACCGTGATGGATGCCGCCCATTCCGTGGGCACCCACATCCCTCACTTCTGCTACCACAAGAAACTGTCCATCGCGGCCAACTGCCGTATGTGTCTGGTTGAAGTGGAAAAGGCACCCAAGCCGCTGCCCGCCTGCGCTACGCCGGTGACCGATGGCATGAAGGTGCATACCCATTCCGACATGGCCAAGAAGGCGCAAGCCGGCGTGATGGAATTCCTGCTGATCAACCACCCGCTGGATTGCCCGATCTGCGACCAGGGCGGCGAGTGCCAGCTGCAGGATCTGGCTGTAGGCTACGGTAACTCCTCTTCCCGCTATCAGGAAGAAAAGCGCACCGTGGTGGGCAAGGACATGGGCCCGCTGGTATCGGCTGAAGAAATGGCGCGTTGCATTCACTGCACCCGCTGCGTGCGCTTCACCGAAGAAATCGGCGGTTTCCAGGAAATCGGCATGGCCAACCGCAGCGAATTCTCGGAAATCATGCCCTATCTGGGCAAGACCGTTAATTCGGAAATATCCGGTAACGTCATCGACCTCTGCCCGGTCGGCGCGCTGACTTCCAAGCCTTTCCGCTACACCACCCGTGCTTGGGAGCTGTCCCGCCGCAAGTCGGTCAGCCCGCACGATGGCTTGGGTTCCAACCTGATCGTTCAGGTGAAATCCAATGAAGTGATGCGTGTACTGCCGCTGGAAAACGAAGCCATCAACGAATGCTGGATCGCCGACCGCGACCGTTTCTCGTATGAAGGCCTGAATTCTGCCGAGCGTCTGCAAAAGCCGATGATCAAGTTTGACGGCAAGTGGCACGAAACCGACTGGGAAACCGCACTGGCCTACGTGGTCAAGGGCCTGAACGGCGTATCCGCCGATCACGGCAAGGATGCCATCGGCTTCCTCACCAGTCCGCACTCCACCACCGAAGAACTGTATCTGGCGCAAAAGCTGGCTCGCGCCTTTGGTGTCAACAATATCGACTACCGTCTGCGTCGCAGTGACTTCTCGGCCGATGCCGCCCAGCAAGGCGCGCAATGGCTGGGTTCCAGCATTGTTGAACTGACCACCGCCAAGTCCATCCTGGTGGTGGGTAGCACTCAGCGCAAGGAACAGCCGCTGCTGGCTTCGCGCCTGCGTCAGGCAGTGAAGAAGGGCAGTGAGCTCAATGTCATCCATGTGACTGACGATGCGCTGCTGACTGCACTTAATGCCAAGCTGATCGTATCGCCGCTGGCGCTGGTCAATGCACTGGCCCAGGTGCTGAAGGCTGTGGTTGAGATCAAGTCTGCCCAAACCGCCGTCGATCTGGCTGCAGTTACTGTTGGTGCCGAAGCGCAAGCGATTGCCGCCAGCCTGAGCGGTGCAGAATCTGCCGCCATCGTACTGGGCAATGTGGCGCAACATCATCCGGCCTTTGCCCAACTGCTGAAGCTGGCGCAGGAAGTCTCCGCGCTGACCGGCGCACGTTTCGGCCTGCTGGCTGAAGCTGCCAACAGCACCGGTGCTGAACTGGTTGGTGCCTTGCCGCACCGTGCAGCCTTCGGCGCTGCGGCGACTGCCGGTCTGAACGCTGCTGCGATGATTGCCGCGCCGCGCAAGGCTTACGTTCTGCTCAACACCGAAGTCGAGTCCGACAGCTACAACCCGCAAGCCGCAGTTGCCGCCATGAAACAGGCTGCCACCGTGATTGCGCTGACTGCCTACAAGGGCGCTGGTCTGCTGGATTACGCCGATGTGCTGCTGCCGATCGCGCCGTTCTCCGAAACTGCCGGCTCCTTTGTCAATATGGAAGGCAAGCTGCAGTCCTTCAACGGTGTAGTGCGTCCGCTGGGTGAGACTCGTCCGGCCTGGAAGGTACTGCGTGTACTGGGCAATATGCTGGGCCTGACCGGCTTCGAGCAGAACAGTGCCGAAGACGTGCGTGCCGAACTGCTGGCCAAGGGTTCCATCGAATCTGCCTTCAACAATGCGCTGGGCGATGTGGCTATCAATGCTGCGGTGAGCACCGGTCTGGTACGTATCGGCGAAGTGCCGCTGTATCAGGCTGATGCCATCTGCCGCCGCGCTCCGTCGCTGCAGAAGACTGCTGATGCAGCTGCACCGGTTGCCACCGCTCACTCCAGCCTGCTGGCCAGCCTGAACGTGGCTGCCGGTTCGCAAGCCCTGCTGCGTCAGGGTGG